The genomic DNA ACCTTCAGAAAGGAGGTGCTGAATGTGCTCGCTGACGAGCGGTGTGGCTGAGCAGAAGCCGTAAGGCTCAGCCTGAGCTGTGGCTTTGCAGAACCTCCTGAGGCAGGGAGAAAACCGTTCAGAGATTGGAGGGAGCCTACCCCAGCAGGACTGATATTTTTGTCCGGGATATTTTCTTAGAGTGCGGGAGAGTTCGCTGGCTGTTCACAGGTTGAAGGTGCCAGCATAACTTTCCGGCATTCTTGCTCTAAGCCCAGGGAATCGTCCTGCTCTTCGGGCGTCTTCCGGAACACATTAATAGGATCTATGAAGTGATAATCACGATGAAGGTAAGGGCGCTGATACGGGGCCAGAGGGTTCACGGAGTGGGTTACCGCAACCATCTTTTTTCCGAGGCCGACAGCCTGTGCATGGATGGTTTCTCCGCGCGGAATCTCAGGGAGAATGGTCTCCAGCTTGTGGAGGTCCTCTTCGAGGGAGATGATAGGCAGGTCTCGTCCTTCATGGCATTCATCAGATCCAGCTGGCCGAAGGCTGCTGAAGTCTCAGAGATATCCTTCGAGGAGTACGATGGTCGTGTCGAGAAGCTCACCAGATTCGCCATAAGGTTTCAGGCCATCCAGCTGTCCAAGGGCGTC from Methanothrix thermoacetophila PT includes the following:
- a CDS encoding acylphosphatase — encoded protein: MKVRALIRGQRVHGVGYRNHLFSEADSLCMDGFSARNLRENGLQLVEVLFEGDDRQVSSFMAFIRSSWPKAAEVSEISFEEYDGRVEKLTRFAIRFQAIQLSKGVESILRIEAKQDQMLEKQDRMLEKQDQMLGKQDLMLEKQDETVEEFRGVRSDLKEHMEKRFARIEGEIAEIKRVIRELGGSCV